CCCACAGGGAGAGGGTGCCCTCGGCCGCGTTGGCAATGGCGAAGTAGGGAATCGCGAGGGGCCCCTCCTGGTGCACGGTGAGCACCTCGTCTTCGTGCGCCTGCAGCTTGGCGACGTAGGCTTCCAAGGCCGAGGGCGGCGTCTGCAGCTTGCGTGCGGCGCGAACCAGTGCCAGGCGCAAGTGGTCGCGCCCAACGCCATCGAACTGCGGGTCCGACAGCAGAGCTTCCATCTGGGCAGGGTCGAAGGCCTCGTCGATGGCGAGCGATTCCGCGCGCTCACGCGCGGCGCGCAGAGCCGGGGCCTGCAGCTTGGCGACCAGCGCTGGCATCTCCAGGGCGAGGGCTTGCCCCTTGGCGTCCCCCTGCGCAGGAGCCGGCCCCGCGGCGACAGCGATGAGTGCGGCGGCGCACCAGACGGATCGTCCGAATACTCGCCCGTGGGTTGCTAGCGGCATCTTGTTCCCCCGGTTGCTTTCACCCTGGATGTCTAGGACAACGACGCGTTCGCCCGGTTCCGATGAGGGCGACAGCTGCCCCGATCGTAGGGGTATCCACGATCTTGTCGCACGGCGCCCGCACGGGCATGCTCAGGCGCCGCCAAACCGCAGCAGGATAGCCCGTGATCGACCGCAGATTTACCCAGGCAATCGAGGCGCCCGACGCCAGGACACCATCACTGCATGCCGTCGGTGCTGTCATCGCCAGCTTGCTCATCCTGGCTGGCGCCACAGCAGGCAACGCTGAGACGCCCCCACCTGTCGATGCGACGGCGCCCTACCTCGAGGAAGCGCGACGGCTGGCGAAGAGCTTCTCCAGTCGCCTGCAGGGCGAGTTGCAAGCCGCCCTCTCCGCGAGCGAGCCGCAGAACGCCGTGGCCAACTGCCGCCTCGTCGCCCCCGCCAAGGCCAACGAGCTGACGGAACAGCACGGGTGGTCCGTGGCGCGCACGGCCCTGCGCGTGCGCAACCCGCGCAACGCACCGACCCTGCGCGAGCGCGCCGTGTTGCTCGACTTTCAACGCCGAGCGGCGGCGGGGGAGCATCTTTCGGCGATGGAGCACATCGCCATCGTGGAGGACGGCGGCTTGCCCTACGTGCACTACATGCGCGCCATCACCACCGGCGGCGTGTGCCTGACCTGCCATGGGGAGAGCATCGATGATCCGGTGCGTGAGGCGATCGCAGCGCTTTACCCGGCCGATGCGGCGACCGGCTTTACGCCGGGGTCGTTGCGCGGCGCCTTTACCTTCGTACGGCCGCTGGCGCCCGCGGAGGAGCATTCGCCCTAGCAGCCACGTGCCAGGCGGGCTTAGGCGGGCGCCTGCCTCGCTTCTAGGAGTCGCAGGGCGGCGAGCTCGTCGTCCCATCGACAACGCTTGAGCACGCGCGCGTCCTCAGGAATCCCGCAGCTGGCCAGGTACTCGCGCGCGGGAATCACGCGATCTCCGCGCTTGTTGACCACCTTGATCATCGAACCCCCGGCGCCCTCCTGGCGCACTGGCAGGAGCACGAGCTCACCGTCGCGCTCCAGCAGAGCAACAGCTGATAGCCCCGCTAGGTAACGCGAGTAGACCTCGGCACTGAGGTAGATGTTACCGCCCTGCAGATAAGCTTCCCCTTGGGCCTCAGGCATCGGCCGCCACCGTTGCGTGCTCGGTCG
This genomic stretch from Pseudomonadota bacterium harbors:
- a CDS encoding DUF3365 domain-containing protein, with the protein product MIDRRFTQAIEAPDARTPSLHAVGAVIASLLILAGATAGNAETPPPVDATAPYLEEARRLAKSFSSRLQGELQAALSASEPQNAVANCRLVAPAKANELTEQHGWSVARTALRVRNPRNAPTLRERAVLLDFQRRAAAGEHLSAMEHIAIVEDGGLPYVHYMRAITTGGVCLTCHGESIDDPVREAIAALYPADAATGFTPGSLRGAFTFVRPLAPAEEHSP